The Bacillus sp. FJAT-27916 genomic interval GATATTGACACAATCATGAAGGGCGCACAGCAAGCAGAAAAGGATTACTCTGAATCTGAGCTTGAAAACAATGAGGCTTACCAATATGCAGCGGTCCGCAATCTTCTCTATCGCAAAGGGAAAACAATTGAAATGCTTATTAACTATGAGCCATCCTTACAATATTTCTCTGAATGGTGGAAGCAATTATTCGGCGAAAGTGAAGGGAAAGACCAAAAAGGTGTCTATCCATCTTCTGCGAACTTCTCTACTGACCTTCACTCATTAGGTCAATACGTGCAAGAAGGACGCCGTGATATCTTTGAGACTGTTATTAAAGTTGAATCTCCTCGCCATGAATTAGTTCTTGAAGAAGCGGAGAATGACTTAGATAATCTAAATTATTTGGCAGGTCAAACAGTTGATTTCGTCAATAATAAAGCATTTGAAGGAACATTGCTTGCTCACACGGACGGCGGGGTGCCGAACCTTGTTGTCAGCATTCCAGCTTTGGATGAATACACATTCGGCTATTTAGTGTATTTCTTCGAGAAAGCATGTGCCATGAGCTGTTACTTAATGGGTGTAAATCCATTCGACCAGCCTGGTGTAGAAGCTTATAAAGTGAACATGTTTGCTTTATTAGGCAAAAAAGGCTTTGAAGAGAAGAAAGCTGAACTCGAAAAACGACTCCAATCTTAATGAACAAAAAGCCTGCATTCCCCGTACAAGGAGGATGCAGGCTTTTTTGCTTCTAATTAAATAAGAGGCCATATTATTACCATACATACCTTTCTCCATATAGAAGAGGATATGAATACAAACATACTCTGCTATGGAGGGAAATAATGATGATTGTTCTTCCGTCACGCTTAAAGAATACGGTTGTTACCTATTTGCACGCACGAAGAAAGCTTGCCTCACAAGGCTTCTTAGTTGGAGGGAATTGGGATTATGAGCAAGGGTACTTTGATTATTTGTTGGAGGGTTCTTATAAAGCAAGCTATTTACGGATTCCATTCTATACTTGCAGAGGGTCCATCGAGGATAAGAATGGCATCATTCGGATTGGAAATCCCTATTTGTTAACACTGGAGGACCGCATAGGGATACATAAAGATGAAAAAGGCCGGAGAGCTGGTATCCCGGCACATTGTGTGAATTGGGGTTTAGAAGTGATTGAGCAGGCAGAAGAGGCATTGCTTGGATCTTAATCATCGTCTGTTTGTTTCGTGATAAGCTGGAGAAAGGCATCCCCAATCAGGTCGTTCGTTGCAATTATCTCATCAGCCCCGGCCCGTTGTGCATTTTGAATCTGAAAGGGTGTAAGAATCTCACAAATGCAATGGGGCGCAGGGGTTTGTCCCTTTAAGGCTAACAGGGAGGAAATGACACGCAAGTCAGAATCCTGTTCATTTTTTGATGGATCGGCAGTGATGATGACCATCATCGCCTTCCGGCTATTGGTGTTCAGCCAAACCTGCTCGGTCGTGCTATCCCCGCGAATAAAGAATACATTGCTATGAGGAAGAGGGTGCTCGACGGCTGACTCATCAACCACAACTAAAGGTGTGAGAGTTTGGGCTTCAAGTGTTTGTATCATTTTCTTTGTCCGTTCATTCCACCCGACAAAAATAATATGGCTGTCGCCTTTATATACACCGGTTCCAAGATGAAAGGCTGTCTGCCGTTTGATGATATGAGACGACATCGAAGCGAAAAAGTAAGCAACAAACCCTCCACCGGCAAGAATCACAAAGAGAGCGATGAATTTGCCGGGGATGGTGGCCGGGACGATATCACCGTAGCCGACAGTTGACATCGTCTGCACCGCCCACCATATACCGCTTTTAATGGTATGGAAGGTTTCTGGTTCAATGATGTGCATGACCCATCCAAATACAATGGTTAAAGCGAGAACGGTAATGAGCAGCCGTACGACTAAATGCAGCTTGCCGAAAATATTTTGGACAGAATTCATTTCATTCAGCTCCTTTTACCCCTCAATACAGAACTCCTTTACTGACGATGTCAATCTTCACTTTAGGAATAATCGTAATATCCTTGAAATCTTCATCCCAATTATAGCCTTTAAATTTTTCGGGATCTTGAATCATCATTTTATGTCCCAAGCCCAATGCATCGCAATTCGCCTCTTGTAACGTTTTGGTTATCTCTTCGGCCTTTTTGGTCATGCTTTTTGAAATAAGCTTGGTAAGTTTTTTTCGTTCTTTATCAGTAAGCAGACCTTTTGTATATTCAGAAACGGACACCTTTAGTTTTAAGTCAACATGATAAATGGGTTTTCCTGACTCCCATTTTAATGTGGTTTTTGCTTTTGATCTTCTGACCGCAATCGTAATTTTTTTGTTGATTGCTTTTGCAGACTTGCTGTCATTTATGGTGAATTGTGCTGTTTTACCTCCTTTATTCTTCATTAAAAGCAATAAGGAGGCAGGCGCATTCGTTAAATATTTTCCCGTATACTTCCGTTTGTTGAAAAGAACTACACCCTTTAATTTTAAATTCTTATCCTTTCCTTTATCTACACTGAGGTACGGAAGAATCATATCCTGACCCGGGCAGAACATAATGGGCATTAAGGTGCCTATTGTTAACTTGGGAATATGGGATTCCTTCTCTCCGCTGATAATTAAATCATTCAAAACTTCAGTTATTAGATTCCCTTGAATATATTCTCCATCCAGAAAATCGACTGCTTTACCTTCCGTTACGATAATCTTCGTATTTATATTACTACGTGCTTCACGAAAGTATATATCAAGGAGTGGATAAAGATCCTTCTTAGCCAATTCCTCACCAATGGCCAAGACCCGAAGTTTATTAGTTGAATAGGTGCCAGGAGTAATTCTATTCATCTCATCGCGTACCTGAAGCGGTGTTTCACCGGTAACTTGATAGGCATTGTTGTATGGCTCTGTTTGACCGCCGCCGCCAACTGGCTTCATTGTTCGGATGATTGAGATGGAATGAATACCTTCCTTAGGTTTTTCCGCTATATCGTATCCAACGCCGAAGGCTATGCTTTGCTTCTTTAGGAAGTTTTGATCCCAGCAGCCTGCTGTTAAACTCAAAAGGGAGCAAATGCATAATACTTTTACTAGCTTCAAGGACATCACCTACTATTGTTTGATTTTCCGTATTTTAGCAACGATTAAGAGCAGAGGGGTCGTGCCGAACATGAACAGGTACGTGACAGGAAGCATCAATGACCCTGCTCGATGTACATTGAATTGGGATAAAGGGAAGCAGAGGCATGCGATAAAATTCAAGATGAAAAAGATCAGGAGAAGCCTCGACTCCTTTTTAGGATGAAAAGCTTGTATAAACCCTGTCAAACACATATGCATATGAACGACGAATGATGTTGCCGTTGGAATAAGCCAAAAGCACATAATCAATAAATCTAATCTTTCAAGCACGCCGAACAAGGTTATCGACTTTAAAAGATGCAAGACTGGCAATACCACAATATCTAAGGGACGGCTTCCAAACAAGGCAAGGCTCGTTATAATGATAAAAACGTATATAAGGGATACAGTCAGTATGGAATAAAAGACAACCCTCCCCTTAGCCTTAAGGCTACCATCTACCTTAGGAAGGTAAAGTAAAATACAGTTGATTGCACTGTATATAGGGCCGATATGAAGGGCCCCCTTCATTATTTTGTGGAGAGGTACATCTCCAATCGGCAATAAATAAGTAAAATCCATATTTTCGATTCCAAAGCAAATGACAAAAACCAATATAAATATTAAAAGAAAAGCAATACAGCAAAATCTGGCGAAGGCAACCAATTTACCTGCTGCTATATAATAAGCAGGCAACAATAATAGTAGATAAGTGACGGGATAGGGTGTTATGGCTAATGTCCACTCTTTAGACAAATAGCCAAAATAGATGCAAATATATCCTGCAGATATAAATGAGTAAATGGATAAAAGGATGGATAGAATTTTTCCGGCCGTTTTCCCTAAGACAATTTCTGCAATTTGGTACAAGTTTTTGTCAGGGAAGTTTCTGTGAAGCGCAATGATGATAAGAGCAAGGAGCTGGAAGGCTACCAGCAGAATGACCCCAGATATCCATCCGTTATGTGATGCTTCATAACTGACATAAAATGGAATCGTAAATATGATGATGCCAATTAGGATTTGGATAATGACGAAGTATAGCTGAGTCAAAGATAGCGGCTTAGTCGTAGTAGACATAGGAATCTATTATCCCTCCTTTGTTTTAAATACTTTTGCGCCGATCTTTTTGATCTTTTTAGAAAACTTAAATGGAACCAGCGGAGCCAGATAAGGCTGACCGAATGAACTCAGTGAACAGAGATGGAAGACGATAAAGGTTAAGCCAAATGCTAATCCGACAAGACCAAACATGTTCGAAAGAAACAATAAAGGATAGATGAATAACCTTATGACAACTGCCATCTCCTGATTAGGCGTAACAAAAGAGGAAATACCGGTCAAGGCCAAGACAATTAGCATGGTATTGGATACAAGATTCGCCTGCACAATGGCTGTACCAATCACTAACGCGCCGACTACACCAATTGTAGGTGAAACAGATTTAGGAAGTCTGATGGTGGCTTCATTAAGTAGTTCAAGTGTTATTTGCATAATTAACGCTTCAATTAGCGGGCTAAAGGGGATAATTTGCAGAGACCCTTTTACATTCGCAATAAGTGTTACAGGAATGATTTCGGCATCAAATGCAACGACGCAAATATAAAAAGGTGCCAGCGTTATCGTCAATAACAAGCTAAATAAACGTAAGCATTGATGAAAAGACGCAATATAAAAGCTGCTTTGAGCATCATCAGGCGCATGATAAAAGGCAAAAAAGCTTGCCGGCATGAGGTAGATCGTGCTCACTCCATCTATGAGGACTAGGATTGCACCTGTTGAAAGATGCTCCGCAACGGTAACAGGACGTTCTGTATTTAGAACTTGCGGAAACGGTGAGCGTTTCTGATCTTGAAGTTGCTCCTTCAGTTGTCCGGTTATTACAGCTCCTTCAAACTTTAGATTCTTAATCCGTTCTTCAACCTTTTTCACTACTTCTGGGTCTACTTGATTTCCTAAGTAGCCAATGCCGACCCTTTTTTGTATCTTATCTCCGATTACGAGGTCCTTCATGACAAATTGATCGGTTCGCAAATACTTTCGAATGAGACCAATATTGACCTCGTAGCTTTCGACAAATCCCTCATGTGTTCCGATAATGGATTGTTCAGAAGATGGTTCTGCCACACTTCTTGTGGCAAACTTTGCAGCGTCTATTGTATAAGCCGTTTGGCTGCCTTCTTTAAACAAAATCATATTTCCATTTATTAAATTGTTCTTGACGTCTTCCCATGTATAATAGGAGTTCAAGGCAGGAACAGGTAAATCAAGAGGAGATAATCCCTTGTCAGCAAGCAAGGGCTTGATGATAAATTCCTCAAGCAGCGACTTATCGCTAATGGTTTTTAAGTACACAGCACAATAGGAGACGTCAAATGCCGAAAACTTGCGGAATATAAGGTCACCCGTATTAGAGAAGAATTTCTTCAAGTAATTCTCATTGTCTTCAATATGGCCAGAAATTTGTCCTGAGATCTGTTCTTCGAGTTTCTGGTTGGAATCTTTAGAGTCCGTTTTTTTCCTGAAATTCATTTAAATCACCACTTATCGCCATTAATGGAGATTAGTATTTGCCGCATAAAGAAAAATATACAAGAAGAAACGAGCCAGCCATTTATCATGCGGCTGCCCCGTTTAGACAATTATTTCGTATTCGGATATTCAATTTGCTTCCGCCATTTTTTCCGCTCCTGTTTGTCTAAATACCAGATGGCAATATAACGGAGAGAAAGAAATACAGATATGCCAACCCCTGATACGATGACAAAAAGTGCGATGTATTCATAGAAGCTCAGGGTACCAATGGTCTTGGTCCAATTAACATCCTTGTTAAGGCTATCAACCATTAGATTCATTCCGAATATTCCGGTAATGACGGAATATAGGGTGAGAATTTGCAGCAAGGAGCTGCTTTGCTTCGAAGTGAAATTATCTTGGTATTGGTATAAGCTCTCTAATGTATTGCGGGTATCCTCGTACAGGAGTTCTACCCGGAACCGCTCTCGCAGCTTGACGAATATATCCCGTCCCTCTGAGTGTGTCGCCAATTCAAAGAAAAAATAATTGGAGGAGAAGGCATTGATGGCATGAATCAGCTTCTCTACCTTCTTCGTGTCCTGCTCAATGCGGATTTCTGAGTAATTATTTTCAAGCTTCAGCAAGACAATCTTATGGAAGAGGGTCAAGATCAATCCGTAGTAAAACTGGCCGTAAAAGCTGTTGGCAATCCTTGAAAATTCCCTTCCCGTTTGCTTTGTCAAAGTAAAGAAGCCGCTCGACTCAGGCAGGATATACGTATATGGCGCCCATCTCATATAGGCCTTTTCCTCGATAAAAGAATGAATAAATTCTTTGTTATGTGCACTGATATAAGGCTTGTCCTGAAAGAAGCCATCTAAATTGCCAAGTCGGTATACATCTTCTTCCGTAATGTCGCCTTCTAGACTAATCAATGCCTGTACATATAGACGATTATCCTCGAAGAAAGGAAATGATTCAAAATAGGCACTCTTCTCGGATTTATAGCTCATATATTCTTTAATATCAGGGATAACACATTCAAATATATAATCTTGAACATGATCAAACGACTGCCCCTCACATATAACGCTGGTGAAGGAATTTTTCTCTTCCATCACCCTGAACTTTGCTCCGAAATCAAGGATTTGTGAATAAGTAAGTTCATTCTTATTTAACAGATCTACTCGTACGTTCAAAATACCAATTTGGTAAGGACAAACAAATACGTCAACGGAGTGGATGACAAAATCTGCTGTATAGGAGGGGGCTTTAAAATGGCTTTTTAATCCAAGAGCCTTAGTGTAACGCTGAAAACCTTTCCCGTTTTCCTCTTTCGGAAATAAAATGCGGTTTGTAAAAGGTAAATAATAATTCTCTAAATCCTCATGATTAATTTCATATTGACCATAATAATCATCTTCTTTCTCCAGCTTATCAAGTCTGAACCATTCATACCCATTCTCTTTTAGTTTGTTGGCCGTATCATCCTCTTTTCCTTCCAAAATCGAGAATGGGAACAAAAACTGAAAAATGGCATGGTTCACGTTCTTTTCCGTTAACTCAATTTCTTCCATGTGAACATCGAACCCCTTTAAAGGAATAATCCTTATTAACTACCCGAAAAAGAAAGAGGGTTAACCAAAAGAATCAAACATTACAAATAAATGTAATATTTCGCTGCTTTAGAGAACTAAAAAGCTGCCGGTAATCCGGCAGCTTTTGTCGTCAATACGTTGTATATGAATCGCGCGGAGTTGGGGTTAACGGTGTACCAAACCC includes:
- a CDS encoding potassium channel family protein, whose amino-acid sequence is MNSVQNIFGKLHLVVRLLITVLALTIVFGWVMHIIEPETFHTIKSGIWWAVQTMSTVGYGDIVPATIPGKFIALFVILAGGGFVAYFFASMSSHIIKRQTAFHLGTGVYKGDSHIIFVGWNERTKKMIQTLEAQTLTPLVVVDESAVEHPLPHSNVFFIRGDSTTEQVWLNTNSRKAMMVIITADPSKNEQDSDLRVISSLLALKGQTPAPHCICEILTPFQIQNAQRAGADEIIATNDLIGDAFLQLITKQTDDD
- a CDS encoding Ger(x)C family spore germination protein, with amino-acid sequence MKLVKVLCICSLLSLTAGCWDQNFLKKQSIAFGVGYDIAEKPKEGIHSISIIRTMKPVGGGGQTEPYNNAYQVTGETPLQVRDEMNRITPGTYSTNKLRVLAIGEELAKKDLYPLLDIYFREARSNINTKIIVTEGKAVDFLDGEYIQGNLITEVLNDLIISGEKESHIPKLTIGTLMPIMFCPGQDMILPYLSVDKGKDKNLKLKGVVLFNKRKYTGKYLTNAPASLLLLMKNKGGKTAQFTINDSKSAKAINKKITIAVRRSKAKTTLKWESGKPIYHVDLKLKVSVSEYTKGLLTDKERKKLTKLISKSMTKKAEEITKTLQEANCDALGLGHKMMIQDPEKFKGYNWDEDFKDITIIPKVKIDIVSKGVLY
- a CDS encoding GerAB/ArcD/ProY family transporter, which gives rise to MSTTTKPLSLTQLYFVIIQILIGIIIFTIPFYVSYEASHNGWISGVILLVAFQLLALIIIALHRNFPDKNLYQIAEIVLGKTAGKILSILLSIYSFISAGYICIYFGYLSKEWTLAITPYPVTYLLLLLPAYYIAAGKLVAFARFCCIAFLLIFILVFVICFGIENMDFTYLLPIGDVPLHKIMKGALHIGPIYSAINCILLYLPKVDGSLKAKGRVVFYSILTVSLIYVFIIITSLALFGSRPLDIVVLPVLHLLKSITLFGVLERLDLLIMCFWLIPTATSFVVHMHMCLTGFIQAFHPKKESRLLLIFFILNFIACLCFPLSQFNVHRAGSLMLPVTYLFMFGTTPLLLIVAKIRKIKQ
- a CDS encoding YugN family protein; the protein is MMIVLPSRLKNTVVTYLHARRKLASQGFLVGGNWDYEQGYFDYLLEGSYKASYLRIPFYTCRGSIEDKNGIIRIGNPYLLTLEDRIGIHKDEKGRRAGIPAHCVNWGLEVIEQAEEALLGS
- a CDS encoding glucose-6-phosphate isomerase, which encodes MTHIKFDYSKALSFFQEHEVSYLKDTVKQLHHTIHEKTGAGNDYIGWLSLPSDYDKEEFSRIKKAAEKIKNDSDILLVIGIGGSYLGARAAIEMLQHSFYNLLPKEKRNAPQIIFAGNNISSTYMRDIMDLLEGKDFSINVISKSGTTTEPAIAFRIFRKVLEEKYGKEEAKKRIYATTDKARGALKTVADEEGFETFVIPDDVGGRYSVLTAVGLLPIAASGADIDTIMKGAQQAEKDYSESELENNEAYQYAAVRNLLYRKGKTIEMLINYEPSLQYFSEWWKQLFGESEGKDQKGVYPSSANFSTDLHSLGQYVQEGRRDIFETVIKVESPRHELVLEEAENDLDNLNYLAGQTVDFVNNKAFEGTLLAHTDGGVPNLVVSIPALDEYTFGYLVYFFEKACAMSCYLMGVNPFDQPGVEAYKVNMFALLGKKGFEEKKAELEKRLQS
- a CDS encoding spore germination protein, yielding MNFRKKTDSKDSNQKLEEQISGQISGHIEDNENYLKKFFSNTGDLIFRKFSAFDVSYCAVYLKTISDKSLLEEFIIKPLLADKGLSPLDLPVPALNSYYTWEDVKNNLINGNMILFKEGSQTAYTIDAAKFATRSVAEPSSEQSIIGTHEGFVESYEVNIGLIRKYLRTDQFVMKDLVIGDKIQKRVGIGYLGNQVDPEVVKKVEERIKNLKFEGAVITGQLKEQLQDQKRSPFPQVLNTERPVTVAEHLSTGAILVLIDGVSTIYLMPASFFAFYHAPDDAQSSFYIASFHQCLRLFSLLLTITLAPFYICVVAFDAEIIPVTLIANVKGSLQIIPFSPLIEALIMQITLELLNEATIRLPKSVSPTIGVVGALVIGTAIVQANLVSNTMLIVLALTGISSFVTPNQEMAVVIRLFIYPLLFLSNMFGLVGLAFGLTFIVFHLCSLSSFGQPYLAPLVPFKFSKKIKKIGAKVFKTKEG